In Alistipes ihumii AP11, a genomic segment contains:
- the mnmE gene encoding tRNA uridine-5-carboxymethylaminomethyl(34) synthesis GTPase MnmE translates to MTSERNDTIAAVATGTGGAVALIRISGERAVPIGDVLFRNIQGKPLSTQKGYTIHYGTIRDGETVIDEVLVSLFRAPHSYTGEDMIEISCHASDYILRRVMELAIRHGARTARPGEFTLRAFLAGKMDLSQAEAVADVIASDNRAAHDLAFRQMRGGYSDEFGQLREKLVHLVSLLELELDFGEEDVEFADREQLLEILTAVERKITRLISSFALGNSVKNGIPVAIAGAPNVGKSTLLNALLKEDRALVSDIAGTTRDVIEETLNIDGLPFRFIDTAGIRETDDPLESMGIERTYDRIGKAAVVLLVADARDDAEEISALYAGIPLRAEQRLIIVLNKCDRLDAQELASKQATLRERISVPVEWLSAKFETHLDGLLRSLRESVRTDDLDNAGATVVFNARHHEALLHASESLARARQGIEEGLPGDLLSQDIREVLHHLGTITGEITTNDILGSIFSRFCVGK, encoded by the coding sequence ATGACCAGCGAGCGAAACGACACGATTGCCGCCGTCGCGACGGGTACAGGCGGCGCCGTCGCGCTGATCCGGATCAGCGGAGAACGGGCCGTGCCGATCGGTGACGTGCTGTTCAGAAACATACAAGGGAAGCCCCTGTCTACGCAGAAAGGATATACGATCCATTACGGGACGATTCGCGACGGCGAAACCGTTATAGACGAAGTGCTGGTCTCTCTTTTCCGCGCTCCGCACTCCTATACGGGCGAGGACATGATCGAAATATCGTGCCACGCCTCCGACTACATTCTTCGCCGCGTGATGGAACTGGCGATCCGGCACGGCGCCCGGACAGCGCGGCCGGGCGAGTTCACGCTACGGGCGTTTCTGGCCGGCAAAATGGACCTGTCGCAGGCCGAAGCCGTCGCAGACGTCATCGCGTCCGACAACCGCGCCGCACACGATTTGGCGTTCAGACAAATGCGAGGAGGCTACTCGGACGAGTTCGGCCAACTCAGGGAAAAACTCGTACACCTCGTATCTCTACTCGAGCTGGAACTGGACTTCGGCGAAGAAGACGTGGAGTTTGCCGATCGGGAACAATTGCTCGAAATATTGACGGCCGTCGAACGGAAAATAACCCGATTGATATCCTCTTTCGCACTGGGCAACTCTGTCAAAAACGGTATTCCCGTAGCCATTGCCGGCGCTCCGAACGTCGGCAAGTCCACCCTGCTGAACGCCTTGCTGAAAGAAGACAGAGCCTTGGTATCCGACATCGCAGGCACGACGCGCGACGTCATCGAAGAGACGCTGAACATAGACGGGCTGCCGTTCCGCTTCATCGATACGGCAGGTATCCGCGAAACCGACGACCCGCTCGAAAGCATGGGTATCGAGCGAACGTACGATCGGATAGGCAAGGCTGCCGTCGTACTGCTGGTAGCCGATGCCCGCGACGACGCGGAAGAAATAAGCGCCCTCTACGCCGGGATTCCGCTCCGGGCCGAACAACGGCTCATCATCGTCCTGAACAAATGCGACCGGCTGGATGCGCAAGAACTCGCATCCAAGCAGGCAACTCTCCGAGAACGGATATCCGTTCCCGTCGAATGGCTGTCGGCCAAGTTCGAAACTCATTTGGACGGACTGCTCCGTTCGCTGCGCGAGAGCGTACGCACGGACGATCTGGACAACGCGGGAGCAACCGTAGTTTTCAACGCCCGCCATCACGAAGCCCTGCTTCATGCCTCCGAATCGCTCGCCCGAGCCCGACAGGGCATAGAGGAAGGCTTGCCGGGCGACCTGCTCTCTCAAGAT